The Triticum aestivum cultivar Chinese Spring chromosome 7B, IWGSC CS RefSeq v2.1, whole genome shotgun sequence genome window below encodes:
- the LOC123162679 gene encoding protein FAR1-RELATED SEQUENCE 1-like — MRLQPASSMNNFVRQYQKILFDLQSEEDFQEKKTRVGGFVFNLGVPLEYHASKVYTAAMYELFQHAIYLSGSYVLQEACRTELGVVYVVNHIYAERRQAWSRTQYHVLFDQESGGYLCECGLYSHMGMLCCHAIWVMLNLGVREIPHVHIMKRWTKNACENLPEHLKIYQAGNSALKDATYRHSSLYSKALEIVQMGDKNTEAYGAAMKQLLDAISVLNDTNQESDGLGLHDQAAAPVHDQDTPITPGANKLSGSMNVVSCKRDRGRPTNARAKPGYENVSKPRTKFCSICRGRGHKASKCPSYGGATKKQRKVPKCTKCGLEGHKRNNCSGSLFGVFQ, encoded by the exons ATGAGGTTGCAGCCGGCATCGTCTATGAACAACTTTGTTAGGCAGTACCAGAAAATATTGTTCGACCTCCAATCAGAGGAAGATTTTCAAGAGAAGAAGACTCGTGTG GGTGGATTTGTTTTTAACCTTGGAGTGCCACTAGAATACCATGCGAGCAAGGTCTATACCGCAGCTATGTATGAGCTGTTTCAACACGCAATTTACTTGTCAGGGTCATATGTGTTACAAGAGGCATGTCGGACAGAGCTAGGTGTGGTGTACGTCGTTAACCACATCTATGCAGAGAGGAGGCAAGCTTGGTCCAGGACACAATATCATGTTCTGTTTGATCAGGAATCTGGAGGATATTTATGTGAGTGTGGTCTTTACTCACACATGGGCATGTTGTGTTGCCATGCTATCTGG GTCATGCTAAATCTGGGAGTTAGGGAGATCCCTCATGTACACATCATGAAGAGATGGACAAAAAACGCTTGTGAGAACCTGCCAGAGCATCTGAAGATATATCAAGCAGGCAATTCTGCACTGAAGGACGCAACTTACCGACACTCCAGCTTGTACAGTAAGGCGCTCGAGATTGTACAGATGGGGGATAAGAACACCGAAGCTTATGGAGCTGCAATGAAGCAGTTACTAGATGCAATAAGTGTTCTAAACGATACCAACCAGGAGAGTGATGGGCTAGGATTACATGATCAGGCAGCGGCTCCAGTCCATGACCAAGATACGCCTATTACACCAGGAGCAAACAAACTGTCAGGATCGATGAATGTTGTATCATGCAAGAGGGATCGAGGCAGGCCAACAAATGCAAGAGCAAAGCCAGGTTATGAAAATGTCAGTAAACCAAGAACAAAGTTTTGCTCTATTTGTAGAGGGAGGGGTCATAAAGCATCTAAATGCCCCTCATATGGAGGCGCAACAAAGAAGCAAAGGAAAGTCCCGAAATGTACCAAGTGCGGCCTGGAAGGCCATAAGAGGAACAACTGCTCTGGAAGTTTGTTCGGCGTCTTCCAATGA